The following coding sequences lie in one Diceros bicornis minor isolate mBicDic1 chromosome 33, mDicBic1.mat.cur, whole genome shotgun sequence genomic window:
- the RGS20 gene encoding regulator of G-protein signaling 20 isoform X3 yields MRTADGDELAGASPLARPVDGGIPMGSERTEMRKRQMPAAQGTAGPTPGQHGVGTRGPNACCFCWCCCCSCSCLTVRNQEEQRSRRASYELRREDLPTCEESPSPTLEEASAWAQSFDKLMLTPAGRKAFREFLRTEFSEENMLFWMACEELKKEANKNSIEEKARIIYEDYISILSPKEVSLDSRVREGINRNMVEPSQHIFDEAQLQIYTLMHRDSYPRFMNSALYKDLLQSLSEKSVEA; encoded by the exons CCGATGGGATCGGAACGGACGGAGATGCGGAAGCGGCAGATGCCTGCAGCCCAGGGGACAGCGGGCCCCACCCCCGGCCAGCACGGCGTGGGGACCCGAGGGCCCAATGCTTGCTGCTTctgctggtgctgctgctgcAGCTGTTCTTG TCTCACTGTTAGAAACCAAGAAGAACAGAGATCCAGGAGAGCTTCCTATGAACTCAGAAGAGAAGACCTTCCAACCTGTGAAGAAAG CCCAAGTCCCACTCTGGAGGAAGCCAGCGCCTGGGCACAGTCCTTCGACAAGCTCATGCTCACTCCGGCGGGCAGGAAGGCTTTCCGCGAATTCCTCCGAACAGAATTCAGTGAAGAAAACATGCTTTTCTGGATGGCGTGTGAGGAACTGAAAAAAGAAGCTAACAAAAACAGTATTGAAGAGAAAGCCAGGATAATCTATGAAGACTacatttctattctttctccTAAAGAG GTCAGCTTAGACTCCCGAGTAAGAGAAGGCATCAACAGGAACATGGTGGAGCCATCCCAACACATATTCGATGAGGCCCAGCTTCAGATTTACACCTTAATGCACAGAGACTCATATCCCCGATTCATGAACTCTGCTCTCTATAAAGACTTGCTTCAGTCCTTATCTGAGAAATCAGTTGAAGCATAG
- the RGS20 gene encoding regulator of G-protein signaling 20 isoform X4 encodes MGSERTEMRKRQMPAAQGTAGPTPGQHGVGTRGPNACCFCWCCCCSCSCLTVRNQEEQRSRRASYELRREDLPTCEESPSPTLEEASAWAQSFDKLMLTPAGRKAFREFLRTEFSEENMLFWMACEELKKEANKNSIEEKARIIYEDYISILSPKEVSLDSRVREGINRNMVEPSQHIFDEAQLQIYTLMHRDSYPRFMNSALYKDLLQSLSEKSVEA; translated from the exons ATGGGATCGGAACGGACGGAGATGCGGAAGCGGCAGATGCCTGCAGCCCAGGGGACAGCGGGCCCCACCCCCGGCCAGCACGGCGTGGGGACCCGAGGGCCCAATGCTTGCTGCTTctgctggtgctgctgctgcAGCTGTTCTTG TCTCACTGTTAGAAACCAAGAAGAACAGAGATCCAGGAGAGCTTCCTATGAACTCAGAAGAGAAGACCTTCCAACCTGTGAAGAAAG CCCAAGTCCCACTCTGGAGGAAGCCAGCGCCTGGGCACAGTCCTTCGACAAGCTCATGCTCACTCCGGCGGGCAGGAAGGCTTTCCGCGAATTCCTCCGAACAGAATTCAGTGAAGAAAACATGCTTTTCTGGATGGCGTGTGAGGAACTGAAAAAAGAAGCTAACAAAAACAGTATTGAAGAGAAAGCCAGGATAATCTATGAAGACTacatttctattctttctccTAAAGAG GTCAGCTTAGACTCCCGAGTAAGAGAAGGCATCAACAGGAACATGGTGGAGCCATCCCAACACATATTCGATGAGGCCCAGCTTCAGATTTACACCTTAATGCACAGAGACTCATATCCCCGATTCATGAACTCTGCTCTCTATAAAGACTTGCTTCAGTCCTTATCTGAGAAATCAGTTGAAGCATAG